In Mycolicibacterium alvei, a single window of DNA contains:
- a CDS encoding glycosyltransferase, whose protein sequence is MSDIPSGALAAGESRAVSLLARVILPRPGEPLDVRKLYLVEDATNARRAHAPTRTTLEIAAESGISFATYFNAFPASYWRRWSTCKSVVLRVELTGTARIDVYRSKATGARISVGGAPVSSGTGGTATGPDGGASATVEFEIDLTPFEDGGWIWFDITTDTAVRVHSAGWYAPSPAPGRANVAVGIPTFNRPADCVNALAALTSDPLVDEVVSAVIVSDQGNNKAKDHPGFEAAAAALGKRLSIHNQPNLGGSGGYSRVMYEALKNTDCEQILFMDDDIRIEPDSILRALAMNRFAKEPILVGGQMLNLQEPSHLHIMGEMVDRTNFMWSAAPNTEYDHDFAKYPLDDTESDRSKLLHRRIDVDFNGWWMCMIPRQVAEELGQPLPLFIKWDDCEYGLRAAEHGYRTVTLPGAAIWHMAWSDKDDAIDWQAYFHLRNRLVVSALHWDGDVRGLMASHLKATFKHLLCLEYSTVAIQNQAMEDFLAGPEHIFSILESALPDVHKMRKQFPDAVVLPGATELPPASDLKRRRIGIPTSKPAIMVHLARGVVHQLRQHDPETHIRPQINVATQDARWFSLSRADGVTVTTADGRGVVYRQRDRAKMFALLRTSLRQQMRVVRQFDRMRKVYREALPVLTSTQKWETVLLTESAEKN, encoded by the coding sequence ATGAGTGACATCCCGTCCGGCGCACTTGCCGCCGGAGAATCCAGGGCGGTCAGTCTGCTGGCCCGGGTGATCCTGCCGCGACCAGGTGAGCCACTGGACGTCCGCAAGCTCTATCTCGTCGAAGACGCCACGAACGCCCGCCGGGCGCATGCGCCGACCCGCACAACCCTGGAGATCGCCGCAGAATCCGGCATCTCGTTCGCGACCTACTTCAACGCGTTCCCGGCCAGCTACTGGCGGCGCTGGTCCACGTGCAAGTCGGTAGTCCTGCGCGTCGAGCTGACCGGCACCGCCCGCATCGACGTGTACCGGTCCAAGGCGACCGGTGCGCGGATCAGCGTCGGTGGCGCCCCGGTCTCCAGCGGAACTGGCGGAACCGCCACTGGGCCTGATGGCGGCGCCAGCGCCACAGTCGAGTTCGAGATCGACCTGACCCCCTTCGAGGACGGCGGCTGGATCTGGTTCGACATCACCACCGACACCGCGGTGCGGGTGCACAGTGCCGGTTGGTATGCCCCGTCGCCCGCGCCCGGCCGGGCCAACGTCGCCGTGGGTATCCCGACCTTCAACCGGCCCGCGGACTGTGTCAACGCACTGGCCGCCCTGACCTCGGATCCGTTGGTGGACGAGGTGGTCAGCGCGGTCATCGTGTCCGACCAGGGCAACAACAAGGCCAAGGACCACCCCGGGTTCGAGGCTGCGGCCGCCGCGCTGGGCAAGCGGTTGTCGATCCACAACCAGCCCAACCTCGGCGGGTCCGGCGGCTACAGCCGGGTGATGTACGAGGCGCTGAAGAACACCGACTGTGAGCAGATCCTGTTCATGGACGACGACATCCGCATCGAACCCGATTCGATCCTGCGCGCCCTGGCCATGAACCGGTTCGCCAAGGAACCCATCCTGGTGGGCGGCCAGATGCTCAACCTGCAGGAGCCCTCACACCTGCACATCATGGGCGAGATGGTGGACCGGACGAACTTCATGTGGTCGGCGGCCCCCAACACCGAGTACGACCACGACTTCGCCAAGTACCCGCTGGACGACACCGAATCCGACCGGAGCAAGCTGCTGCACCGCCGGATCGACGTGGACTTCAACGGCTGGTGGATGTGCATGATCCCGCGGCAGGTGGCCGAAGAACTCGGGCAACCGCTGCCGCTGTTCATCAAGTGGGACGACTGCGAATACGGCTTGCGCGCGGCCGAGCACGGATACCGCACGGTCACCCTGCCGGGCGCGGCGATCTGGCACATGGCCTGGAGCGACAAGGACGACGCCATCGACTGGCAGGCGTACTTCCATCTGCGCAACCGGTTGGTGGTGTCCGCACTGCACTGGGACGGCGACGTGCGGGGATTGATGGCCAGCCACCTCAAGGCCACGTTCAAACACCTGCTGTGCCTTGAGTATTCGACGGTCGCGATCCAGAACCAGGCCATGGAGGACTTCCTGGCCGGCCCGGAGCACATCTTCTCCATCCTGGAATCGGCCCTGCCCGACGTACACAAGATGCGTAAGCAGTTCCCCGACGCCGTCGTATTGCCCGGCGCCACCGAACTGCCGCCGGCTTCGGATCTCAAGCGCCGCAGGATCGGCATCCCGACCTCCAAGCCGGCAATCATGGTGCACCTGGCCCGCGGCGTAGTCCACCAACTGCGTCAGCACGACCCGGAAACCCACATCCGGCCGCAGATCAACGTGGCAACCCAGGACGCCCGCTGGTTCTCCCTGTCCCGGGCCGACGGGGTCACCGTCACCACCGCCGATGGGCGTGGTGTGGTGTACCGGCAGCGGGACCGGGCCAAGATGTTCGCGTTGCTGCGCACCTCGCTGCGCCAGCAGATGCGTGTGGTCCGTCAGTTCGATCGGATGCGCAAGGTCTATCGTGAGGCGCTGCCGGTGCTGACCAGCACCCAGAAGTGGGAGACGGTGTTGCTGACCGAGTCGGCGGAGAAAAACTGA